ATTCTCTCTAGCATCGGTCACACATCTGTCTTGCGCCACATCTGATCACTCACCCATTGTCATTGACTTTGGAAACGAGGTGCAAGCCCAAGCGCAGAAATCTTTCAAATATGAACTTATGTGGGAATCGCATGAAGGACTTGGTCAAGTCCTAACAAGTGCTTGGGCCGCTGAATCTCCCTGCTTATCAGTTGATGACATGAGACAAAAACTTCATAATATCTCCAAAGAGTTGGTGAAGTGGAGTAGAGACACGTTTGGCAGTGTCAGAAAGGAAATAAAAAAGCTGAAAAGAATCTAGAGGAGATCCGCGGTGATCCATTGTGAATGGCCCCCTCTCATGCAGAGTTGAAGATTAATGAGAGGCTCATTGAGCTATATCACCGAGAGGAAGTCATGTGGCGGCAAAGGGCAAGAGTGGAGTGGCTGTCAGCGGGCGACCGAAACACCAAATTCTTCCACCTCCGGGCGAGCAGCTGCACAAAGAAAAACATGATTAAGGCCCTACAGAATTCCCTTGGAGTGATTGTGGATGATCCGGCAGAGTTGCGGGCTATGGTTAATGAGTTCTATCAGAGTTTGTATACTTCTGAATTGGTGCAGAACATGGATGCTGTTCTTGACCACGTCCCTAGGAAGGTGACAGATGAGATGAATGCTTCCCTTTGTGCCCCTGATACAAAGGATGAGGTAAAAGTGGCTCTTTTCCAAATGTTCCCAACAAAAGCGCCGGGCCCCGACGGATTTCCTGCGCACTTTTACCAGAGACATTGGGACATTTGCGGAGGGGAGGTAACATAGATTGTCCTGAGAATATTACGCGGGGAGGACAGCCCAGCATTCATAAATGACACTATTCTGGTCCTTATCCCCAAGGTAACAAATCCCACTGTTTTGTCTCAATACAGGCCAATAAGTCTTTGCAATGTCCTATATAAAATAGCATCCAAGGGTATCAAACAGATTGAAACTTATCCTCCCAGACATAATTTCCGAAGAGCGGTCAGCTTTATTAGGGGAGACTTATAACAGATAATATTATCAGTGCATATGAGTGTCTGCATTTTATGAAACGTTCCAGGTCGAAATCAAATAGCTATTGTGCTTTAAAACTAGACATGATGAAGGCCTATGATCGGTGGAATGGTCAGATTTAAAAGCCATCATGACTAAACTGGGCTTTGCTGGAGCATGGATAGATACAGTCATGATCATGGTGTCATCAGTTTCTTTCTTGGTTATGGTAAACGGGGAGAAGCTCAAATCTTTCAATCCTTCCAGAGGAATCCGGCAGGGAGACCCAATCTCCCCCTACTTATTCTTGATTgcagcagagggcctttcgtgcctccTTAAATCCAGTTCGTCGTCATCATTCGCAGGTATTCAGGTGGCCCCAACGGCTCCCACCGTTAACCATCTTTTGTTTGCAGATGACAACCTGTTGCTATTCAAGGCCAATGTAGAGGGTGCAGAAGTGGTGTCAAACCTGCTAGAAACCTATTGTGCAGCTTCAGGACAGAGGATTAATCATGAGGAGTCTTCAATTTTTTCAGCAAGAGGTGCCCCGAAAACATAAAGGAGGCCATGAGAAATATCCTGCATGTGCACAAGGAGTCGCTGAGTGAACGCTACCTGGGTATGCCAACTGATGTAGGCCACTCAAAAACCGGTACGTTCAAATATTTGAGGGACCATGTGTGGGTTAAGATCAAGGGTTGGATTGAGAAGCTTCTATCCTCGGCAGGCAAGGAAGTGCTAATAAAGTCGGTGGCTCAGGCAATACCAGTATTTTCGATGTCATGCTTTCGGTTACCAAGAGGCCTTTGTGAGAATATTATGTCTATCATCAGACAGTTCTGGTGGGGAAGCAAACAAGGGAAGCGAAAGCCTAGCTGGGTTGCATGGGACATTATGACCAGACCAAAACACCTTGGAGGCCTAGGATTTCGGGACTTGGAGATTTTCAATCTGGCGCTGCTGGCTCGCCAAGCCTGGAGGTTGCTTACGGGAGAGTTCTCTTTGAGTTCTCGGATTCTGAAGGCTGTCTACTTCCCAGTGTGTTCGATTCTTGATGCTGAGCTTGGGCCTCAACCCTCCCAGATTTGGCGTGCGATCCTAGATGGGCGGGATATTATGGCGCAAGGGATCGTGAAGTGAATTGGAGATGGCACAAGTACGGACATATGGAGGCACAACTGGTTACCAAGAGATGGCCTGAAACGCCCGATAACTGCTCTTTCTCAGGATCCACCCAGTTTGGTTTCTGAGCTCATTGATACTACCTCGGCGACCTGGAAGGAAGATGTGATTCGGGAAACTTTCACCAGGTTTGATGCAGACGAGATACTCAAAATCCCATTGTGTACTCGCCAGGTAGATGACTTTTGGGCATGGCATGAGGAAGCGAGAGGTACTTCAGTGTACGGTCCGCTTACCGTAGGGTGCTACGCACTAAACTTGAGCGTGAGGCGTGGTTGAATGAAGATGAGGGCTCATCAACTGTGCATAGTGAGGCGGACAAGTGGAGCAACATTTGGCATATTCAAGTTCCCTCAAAGCTTCGAATGTTTGTGTGGAGGCTGGCGCGAAAATCAATGCCGACTACCGATCTGTTGAAGCACCGGAACATGGCCACTGAGGATAACTGCTCTTTGTGTGGGACGATTGATTCATGGAGACATGCCCTTTTCACGTGTCCGATGTCGAGTAGTCTTTGGGCTTTAGCGCTGGAGGAGCTGGTTCATCATCTAGTGGACAGACAAGAAGAGAATCCCAAAGACTGGCTGTTCGCATTAAGTGAAATAATGAGCAGAGACACGTTTGCACATATGATAGTCATTTTGTGGGCTATATGGAGGGCTCGGAGGAAAGCGATCTACGAAGATATTTTCCAATCGCCACATACCATATATGGTTTCATAACGAGCTATCTTCAAGATATTAACTCGATCAGCATGAAGGAGGTTCAGCATAGAGTCCAGAGCGTGAACAGGCCATCACATTGGCAACCTCCAGCCGCTAATTATGTCAAGATCAACGTTGATGCCGCTGCACCGAGGAATGCCAGATATGGGGCGGTCGGGGCTATATGCAGAAGTTCAGAAGGAACGTTCCTGGGAGCGTTGGTGCTGGTGGTGAGGCACGTTACCGATCCACAGATCCTTGAAGCCATCGCAATTAGGAAAGGATTAGCGCTGGCCGACGATCTCTACCAGAGGCGAGTTCATGTTGCTTCGGACTGCAAGAATGTGGTGAATGATCTGAAGAAGGAGAATGCATCATCATATGGAGCGATTGCACATGAAATTATAAACCACTCTTTAGCTTTTGATTTTTGTAAGTTCAGTCATGAGTTTAGGAGCTCAAATTTTTAAACTCGCAATCTAGCGAAGCACGCTTTGTCGCTCGGGATTGGCCGCCGTGTGTGGTTGGGCCAACATGGGGATCTTACTTTCGTCCCTGTAAACATTGTGACGACTTAATAAAAGCTTCGTGAGGTTGTCTAAAAAAAATGCGCACGAGACTCAAGCAATACATCGATaattccattaatctctcactaCTCCTTACATGGTATTAGCTTAACCCCGATTCAAAACCCTAGTCGTCGCCGCCGCTTCCGCACTGCGCCGTCCCAGGGGCAGTCGATCTTCATGATCGTCAACGGAGGGCGTCGTCCCAACGAAATGTTCAATTTTAAAAGAGTTCAAAATTGTGAAAAACTATTGAAAAAATGAAATTCAAAAAAGTCGACCAGATTTGAAGAAGTTTCATAATATTTGAAAATTATtgcgaatttgaaaaaaaaagtcATACAAACAATAAAGGAAAAACTATAATGAAAAAAGTAAAACATACAATAAGAAAAAATAAAAGTAAAACATAAAAAAACAAGATAAAAATAAATATTGAAAAGTAAAAACAGTGCAGAAATGGGAACAAAAAAATGCAAAGAAGACAACGAAAAGAAAATGTTTGGAAGCCTTTGGAAGCTTCCTAAAACAGATGCAAACAGAACTCTACATGGGCCCTGGGCATATAACAGCGACGACTCCCCGCTGTGGGCACTCGTTAGGATAAACATTAGTAATGGAGGACTTAGACCTGCTGGTTTCAAGCACCCCGTGCTAACCACCCAGCCAACTGCTTCTGACACGATTGATTACCTTCTTTTGAGTTGATTTACTTACTGTTTTTTCGAACGGTTTTGTTCGTTTTTCTATTTACGTTTTTTCTTTATTCTTACACTTTTTGATAAATGATCACTGTGCGAACTTTCTTCAATTTTCACTTTTCTATTTGTAATAAAATCGATGAACAATGTTTCAGtacgtgaacatttttttaattcgatgaactttttttcaactCGACGAACTATTTTTTccaattcgatgaactttttttaaatttgTGCACCTTGTTGTAAATTTGAttaactttttttcaaattggatgaacttttttcaaaattgattaactttttttatatatgataaactttttccaaatttcatgaaaattatttcaaatttgatgaactttttttaaaaaacaatcgatgaacttttccaatttttttgaactttttttcaaattcaatgaacattttttcaaatccgatgacctctttttaaatttgatgaacttctttcaaatacgctgaactttttttcaattccatgaaaaaaattcaaattcacGAACTATTTCCATTTTTGCGATTTTTTCTCAATTGGTACAACCTTTTTTTATTCAAATAATTTATAGCGGATATGTAATACAGGTATATGTTTTAAGTTTCGTAGTGAAAGAAGTGTCAAATAGAGCTGTTTCCTCGAGGAATTAACAAATTCAGTTTGGCCGGGTGGTTATCGTTATTTGTATTGAGATAGGCGACGTGAGTTCGAGTCCCGATACACCCGATATATCTTAACCTTTTTCCTTCTCGCGGTGTGAGCGAATGTTTTTGGGCCACGGCCCAGTACGGTCTTCTGTGAGCGCCAGCGCGGGTAACGGGCGCCGAATGCACTAATTAAAAGCTCCCTTTAAATTGCTCCTTCTAAATTCATTTTTCACCATAAAGTCTGAGAAAATATCCTAATGGTCATATCTACACATAGATATCTTTCAATAGTTCCTTCTACATTCAATGAATCCACGAAGGTAAGGTAGTCTGTATTGTCAAATTTTTTTGCAAAAACTCTTAATTTTTCGACAATATAATCTTACATTTTCTACAATACGAAGGTAAGGTACTCTATGGAAAGTACTACTCCTACATTATATTGTTAAGGTAAACCTTTTCAAATTTAAGCATTTTCCTGAAATAATTTGTTATCTAAAATGATGGTGATATATTAACTATAAAATTCATTGGTGGAGATCATCCACGTGGATTTCACACAGGCTTGTAAAAAAAAAGAGGCAAGGCATGGGATTTACCATATAATCTTTCGGTTTTGAGTGTAAACAAAACCTTTTGATTTCCTACATGCAAGACATTTGTAGATATGGAGCGACTAATCCACATTCGCCTGAGATTTATCTTCCACCCGATTTGGGTATTTGTTATCTCAATTCGACTAGTGAAGTTTTTTCATACTAGTATGTCTGTTTTTGTCCGACATGTTGATTTGTCAGCCCATAATATTGGAGCACATGCTCCATGGAGCACGTTGTGTTTAAAAAGCTGCAAAATGGCATTTTGAACGATTTTTTACACAAGTACTCAAGTAGGTCTGAATTTCCTCTACGTACTTGTTAATTTCTGTTCAAAAATACAATATGTGATACACCAGCCAGGAAGGAAAAAAAATTAGCTTCAAAACAACAAAAAGACAAGCCCATTTTTATACATGTATTTTTCTTATATATGGACGAAACTTCATATAATTATACTAGACGTCTATATATACACATGTACAAAAAATCAGGATTTTTAAGCCGGTGCTCCAAAGTGACCTTTTTGTTCTATTTAGACAATCCCAAACCATTGTATGTCCCGGCTCAGCCCTGTCTCCAATTCTTTAAAAGATCAAAtaattattaaaaaaatgttgTCGATTTTTTGAGACAATTTTTGTCTATTCGAGCTTCTGAACATGATATTAGGCGGAGACTAGTTGGCCCCCACCTTGAAACACATGCATACGAGTCCAAATAATCTTTCAGTAGTAACTATCACATAACATAAAAGGAATTGTGCATCACGCATTACCAGAGGCGGTGCCTCAGCGAAATCAGTAATTAAGGGGTACCTTTTGAAAAGGTCACTCCCACCTTATTTAGTGCTGACAAGTGGCACACTTCCATATgggagttttcatttttttcatagATTTATTTTATCAAAAAAATTATTTCTTGAACCATGCATCCAAATtacaaaccattttcattattGTTTTCTCGCGTTGTggtcttcaaaactagatcccatggtTTTAATGAACTACTTTTCGCGAAAACCAAAAAATTGGGGGAAactcaaaaataaaaaaataaaaaataaaaagtaaaaaaaCACTTAAACCAGAAAAAATtacaaaaataaaaaagaaaccaATAAATCCGAGAAGttacttgtttgcaattattaaaaatattcatgaatttaaaaattGTCCACGGATTCATAAAAAGTTTGCTGATATGAAAAAGTTCATGGATGTAAAAAAGTTTGCTTACTTGTAAAAAAATCGTTAATTTCGAAAAATCTTTGCAGATattaaaatgttcatgaatttgcaAAGTTATGATGTTTTAATAATTGTTCATGAATTGAAAATGTATACAATATGTGCTCATTAAATTAACAATGTTCACGAATATGAAAAACTGATCATACATTAAAAAAAGTTATGAATTTCAAAGTGTTCATGAATTTGATTTCTTCACAAACTGAAAAAAACGATATTTAAAAAATGTAAATTCTTGCGGAACCAAAAAAATAAAAGGCGGACTCAAGTAAATCACATATaaataagaaaaaaaaaactCGTCTTGAAGGCTCCTGGATCCATCAAATTGGTGTTTTTTTGTTTTAAGAAAGTGGATGGGGATGCAGGCATGTGTTGTGTTGATCAACGATTTTCGCGTCTGGCGTCATGTGTACATCCGCCCTGGTCATATGTCTTGCTTCATCAAATCCGGAGGACATAATCGGGCAATATTGATCGAACACACTACTTGGCCAATCCATTAAAAGAAACTGATGGGTGGGAGCGTGTGCGCCATGTACGGATAACCTAAAAGTCAAACAAGAAATGCCCGCTCGGTCGGTTGATGGTTGACCATTGAAAAAATAACCAAACAATTCGTAaagcataaaaataataatacgaAATTTGAAAAACAATCAGGGATTATGAAAAAGCTGATAAATTTCAAACAGATAAAAATATGATAAGTTTCAGAAAAAATGAAAAAGTTAATGGATTTTAAAAAAAtgtggatttgaaaaaagttcatagaCTTTTGAACATGTTTGAGGATTTTTtgaaatgttcacaaatttgaaaatgGTCAAGGAGAAAAGTTCATGGATTTGCAAAAGTTCACGAGTTTTTAATAAAGTTCACGAATTTGTAAAGGGTTGGTGTATTTGAAAAATGCTTATAATTTTGAAAATTTTCTGACAAAATCAATAAATATACGAATTTGACTAATATTAACAAAAAAGTAATTGGGAAAGGTTCACAAAATTGGAAAAAGTTCACGTACTTGAAATTTTTcacaaaaataaaataatatCCTGAATTTGTAAAAAGGTCATAAAAAGGTATAAAAAAGTCTGCAAAActagagaagaagaaaaaaggaaaatataAAAGAATAAGGAAAAGGGTAAAAGTAAAAGGTAAAAAAGAAGAACAAAACAGGGAACAGAAAAGAGCTAGGAAAAAACAAAATGAAAGACGTTCAGCGTCTTTGGGAGGTTCCTGAAACTGATGATTACGGAAGTCTAACAGGGATGACTCAACGCTGCGGGCGCTCGGTAGGAAAAACATTAGTAATGGGCACCCTAGGCCCTGTATAGGAAATGACTTTAAATTGCTCCTTCTAAATATATTTTTCACCAAAATAGGATTGAGAAAAAATCCTAATGGTTATATCTATACATAGAAATAATTCTCTAATTCCTTTTACGTATTCAATGAATTGACGTAAAAGTTGGGAATATTTTCAAACCATTATATATCTATTCAAACACAAAGATAAGTTTGCATTTGCCCTTCCAAAAATGTTATAAATACTCTACATTTTCTATATGGGAAGTACTACATTGTAATGTTAAGGTATTTTTTATTTGAGATGTAAGCATTTTTTCTGAAATAATTTATTAGCTAAATCAACGGAGATTTAGTAATTATAAAATTCACCGGTGGAGATCATCCATGTGGATTTCACATAGGCTTGAAAATGGCAATGTATCGGATTTACCATATCATGTTTCGATTTTTAGTGTAAAAGTACACTTTTGGTTTCATACATGCAAGATATTGGTAGATATGAAGCGACTAATGCTCATTCGATTCAGATTTATCTTCCACCAGATTTTTATATATGTTATCTCAATTCAACTGGTGCAGTTTTTTCTGTACTAGTATTTGTTTTTGTCTGACATGTTGGTTTGTCAGCCCATTCAATATTACCTAAAGTTTAAATATTTCCTAGAAATGCACTTAATGGATTAACTATATCAGATGAACATGTGATGGTGTATGTTGATTGTAAACTAAGTTTCAAGGTCAACAGATGTAGGAGCGGCCGCATGGCCTCCAAACCTTACGAGTTCTTTCTAGAATCCTATATATTTAAACTTGGCAATGTTCCGGTTTTTAAGTTGACTATGTGAAAACTTTTAAGAAACATTCTCAAATTCTTACCTAAGCATCCAGGGATCATATaaaacaccatgccaagtttcatgtttttctgacttttgttttgcatttttaaaataaaacacCAAAAAGCTCAATCTCCAGGCTCAAGTCTTGGCACCCGAGGTTTGAGTTCATTTCCTTTTCTCGTATAAGGACTAAAAATAGGCTCAAGAACACAGATGGGATTATTCAACCTATTTTAACCTTTTAATGCACTTGGGCTTAAATTTTAATTATATTCACTAAATGCCTAGAAAAGCACTAAATGACTTAAATATAGCAAAAGAACACCAAACAATGCTAAATTTTGGCATAGAACATGTAATGGTGTATATTAAGTGCACAAAAAATTTCGAGGCCAACAGATGAAGTAGCGGTTGGTTCACCTTCAATCCTAACCCGTAACCTCTCGAAACTATGATTCGTCCTCGAAGATGGTCTGGTTTCTAATCAATGAATGTCAAAACCTTTACGAAACCTTCTCAAAATTTACCAGAACATAGTTTTGCCATATAAGGGCTCTATCTGAAATTCATGTTTTCCAAACTTATTTTCCATTTTTCAGAATTAAGAAACCAATGACGTCCATGTTCCGAGTCGAGTTTTGGCACACCCGTTGTTTGAAATTTCTTTATAGCATTTTGTAACCCAATTTTGCCAAAATTTCCATGGGCTTGTAGTTCAAAATTTATTTATATTCACAAATGCCTAGAAAATCACTAAAGGACTTAAATAAAGCAAACAAACCCCCAAAATGCATAAATTTTGACACGAAATATATGATAGTGCAGGTTTGTAAAACAATTCAACGTCAACCAAAGAAGTAGCAGTCGCTTCGCTGTCAAACCTGACCAGTTCCAGCTCAAAACATAGATTCATTGCCGGAGATGGTCCAGTTTCAAAGCAATTTTTGTTACAAAATTTGTTAAACCATCTAACTTTTACCACACCGTA
The genomic region above belongs to Aegilops tauschii subsp. strangulata cultivar AL8/78 unplaced genomic scaffold, Aet v6.0 Super-Scaffold_295, whole genome shotgun sequence and contains:
- the LOC109739095 gene encoding uncharacterized protein; amino-acid sequence: MSSSLWALALEELVHHLVDRQEENPKDWLFALSEIMSRDTFAHMIVILWAIWRARRKAIYEDIFQSPHTIYGFITSYLQDINSISMKEVQHRVQSVNRPSHWQPPAANYVKINVDAAAPRNARYGAVGAICRSSEGTFLGALVLVVRHVTDPQILEAIAIRKGLALADDLYQRRVHVASDCKNVVNDLKKENASSYGAIAHEIINHSLAFDFCKFSHEFRSSNF